The genomic segment CATAATACACCAAACTTCTCCGAATAGGTCCCAGATGCGGGCGTCTATTTTTTCCTTGTCTGCTCCCGGTTTTAATCTTTCTAAAACTAGGTTTTCTAATCTATCTTCGGATGCGCTTGCAAATATACTTCTCTTGAATGCCATAAGAATCGATTAGTTGAGTGTTTATGTTCAGATCCGTCGACCTATTTTTTGAAAGACTAAATCTTTAAAATCGGTTATTCTAGACAAGGAAGGTCGGGATGAGATTCGTTTGTGAACTAAGTTGGGAATACTGTGTATCCGGTTTCGCTCTCTATCAATTAAAAATGAATTTCCTGCGTTATTATCCGATTGCAGGTATTGCATTTCTGGTCTTCTGGGTTTGGAAAAAAGACTTTTTCCAGAAGTTTAGGATCCAGAAAGATTTTCCTAAAAAAGAAAAGGTAATTTTTGAATTAAAACAATCCGCGATTACTTTGATCATGTTCAGCACGATCGCTGTTTCAGTATATGTTCTTGGGAAATTGAAAATACTCCATATCAAAACGTATAAGGATTTTGCTGAATACGGTTTAGGTTATGCGATTTTCAGTTTTGTATTACTTACTATCTGGCATGAGACTTGGTTTTATTGGGCTCATAGGATCATGCATAATCGAAAAGTATATTCTTATGTACATTCTATTCATCACAGATCTGTAAATCCTTCTCCTATGGCCGCTTATAATTTTCATTGGGTAGAAGCGTTTCTGGAAGGAGTATATGTTGTTCCCGCTTTATGTATTCTTCCTCTTCACTTTTATGTTTTTTTGATCCATACTTTTTATGCTATGATCATGAATATATGGTGGCATTTGGGATATGAATTCTTTCCTAAAGGTTGGACCACTCACCCGATCTTGAAATGGATCAATACTTCTACACATCATAACCTTCATCACCAGAAGTTTCATGGAAACTATAGTCTCTATTTTAATTTCTGGGATAGGATAATGGGGACAAATTTTAAGGACTATTCCGAAATTTTCGAGAATAGTGTAGGCGGGGAGAAGAAGGAGCAGATCTCCATCATCCCCTCCACCTACTTGCAGAAATCTTAATTTATTCTTTGATCCTGACTTTTAATAATCTTCTTCTGAGACGTATCTCTTCTTCCAAAGATTTGGACAATGCTCCAAACTTTTTGTTTTGAAGATCTATATTCTCTACCAATGTTTCATACATCGGATTTGTTTTTCCATCCGGAACTAAGAAGCTCGGTTTTATTTCTCCTTCTGTATAAACCTTAAAAGAAGCAACATTTGCATCTTCGTCTATGAATAGAACTGCTCCTCCGTGTGAGGACATCGGCTGGATTGTATCTACTACCCAGCCACCTGTATTAAATACTTCTTTGCCTGAAATTTTTAAGCCTAAATCTTGGGTCTCGACAGCGAATGGTTTATGCGTATGACCGAAGATAAGGGTGTAATCATTAGGGAATTCTCTTTTGGTTTTTTGTGTCTCCGCTTTCCATTGCGCAGGAAGAGTTTCGCCTAAATATGAATCCATATTATGGATTACTTCTTCGCTCAGGACGGAGTCAGACATTCCTCTTTCTGCCTGCCCAACTTTTACTACTATTTTGGTGAGAATATATGAAACTCCCTTATATAAAAGCCATTTGATACCTAAAATTCTAAGTAGGAACGGAAGATTCAGATTTCTTAATAAATATGCAGAGACGTTTTGAGCAAGTTTGCCAACTGCTTTTGTGTCCTGGAGCATATCATAAATAAGGCCTATCCCTGTTCCTACTTTTCCGGATCTTCCAAGTGTAGACCAAAAGAAGTCTATCCAGGCAAAATTTTCTCTTTCGAGGACATAGATCGATTTTGGCGAAGTTATTTCTTTCGCCCTTTTGAAAGGGTTGTAATCATTCATTTTGCTCCATACGGAACGATTGGGCTTAGGAGCATCTGGATCATCGTCAATTTCAGGCAATAGTATTCTTTGGACTGTACTCATCAAAGAGTAGATGTTCTCCAAAAAATGTCCGTGAGTTAAAAACACAGATCGTTTTCCATTTTTAGAAGCGATTTCTAAATTCGGATAAGCAATAACTGCTTCTGCTCTCTTTAACTTTTTATTCTTTCTTAAAATTCCAGTGAGTAGATCGGATTGTATGAAATCCGGATTCACCATCTTAGTAGTATGCCAAGTTTGATTGATATACTGGTTAGGCTTTAGGCTTGCAATATAGTCCATATATTGTTTTTCTCTCGCGGTTTCCCAAAGATGATGATCATGATTTCCCGGGATGTAGAGAATACTTTCTGAAAAATGATGTTTCGTTTCCTTATAAGCAACTTCTAAAAATCTTTCGAAAGTCATAGATGCTTCGTTCATATCACCTAATGCTAATTCAAGCACGTCGCCTAATAATATGAACTGAGGTGGTTTAGAAGAACCATTTACCGAGTGAACGATATGTTTTAAACAGTTTAGAAGTTCAACAAGTGCGGGAGAAGTTTTCTGAGGATTTACTTTGAATCTATCTGAATCTTTTACTGGATCAGGGAACTCTTCGATGTATGTAAGTAAACTGTTATATGCTCCCAAGTGAATGTCGGAGATAACGATATATTTAATTTTACTCTTAGGCATTTAGGAAGTGAATCATTCAAAAAACGTTAATAAAATCAATTAATTATTGCTATTTTTGGGTAAATGCGGCAAATAAGTAGATTTTTCGACGTTAGGAGGTCTACTTGAAATCTTACGAGGCTATAATAATCGGAACCGGCTTCGGCGGTTCGATCAATGCCTGTCGTTTATCAAAAAAATGGCCAGGTAAAGTTTTAGTACTCGAACGAGGGAAAGAATATCCTAAAGGTTCTTTTCCAAGATCTCCAGAGGGAATGTCCAAAAACTTCTGGAATATTCCAGAAGAAGGTCATATTCCTAGATCTTCTAAGTTCAAAAAAGCAGGTAGACAAACTGGATTATTCGATATTCGTAATTATCCAAAACTAGATGTAGTTCTTTCCGCTGGCTTAGGCGGGGGTTCTTTAATCTACGCAAACGTATTCTTGGAACCACCTGATCACATTTTCGATCATCGCTGGCCAGAAACTACTAAAAAGAAACATTTAAAACCTTATTATAAAATAGTAAAAGATATCTTGGGCTCAAGACCCATTCCTGACACTGGAGAAGATAGA from the Leptospira saintgironsiae genome contains:
- a CDS encoding sterol desaturase family protein, producing MRFVCELSWEYCVSGFALYQLKMNFLRYYPIAGIAFLVFWVWKKDFFQKFRIQKDFPKKEKVIFELKQSAITLIMFSTIAVSVYVLGKLKILHIKTYKDFAEYGLGYAIFSFVLLTIWHETWFYWAHRIMHNRKVYSYVHSIHHRSVNPSPMAAYNFHWVEAFLEGVYVVPALCILPLHFYVFLIHTFYAMIMNIWWHLGYEFFPKGWTTHPILKWINTSTHHNLHHQKFHGNYSLYFNFWDRIMGTNFKDYSEIFENSVGGEKKEQISIIPSTYLQKS
- a CDS encoding metallophosphoesterase, producing MPKSKIKYIVISDIHLGAYNSLLTYIEEFPDPVKDSDRFKVNPQKTSPALVELLNCLKHIVHSVNGSSKPPQFILLGDVLELALGDMNEASMTFERFLEVAYKETKHHFSESILYIPGNHDHHLWETAREKQYMDYIASLKPNQYINQTWHTTKMVNPDFIQSDLLTGILRKNKKLKRAEAVIAYPNLEIASKNGKRSVFLTHGHFLENIYSLMSTVQRILLPEIDDDPDAPKPNRSVWSKMNDYNPFKRAKEITSPKSIYVLERENFAWIDFFWSTLGRSGKVGTGIGLIYDMLQDTKAVGKLAQNVSAYLLRNLNLPFLLRILGIKWLLYKGVSYILTKIVVKVGQAERGMSDSVLSEEVIHNMDSYLGETLPAQWKAETQKTKREFPNDYTLIFGHTHKPFAVETQDLGLKISGKEVFNTGGWVVDTIQPMSSHGGAVLFIDEDANVASFKVYTEGEIKPSFLVPDGKTNPMYETLVENIDLQNKKFGALSKSLEEEIRLRRRLLKVRIKE